Proteins encoded by one window of Cloeon dipterum chromosome 4, ieCloDipt1.1, whole genome shotgun sequence:
- the mRpL30 gene encoding uncharacterized protein mRpL30, with protein MNVLQQHIRLSAHHGPLQNVRYFYRFPKFSRGNGEDRRVPKEPDERVPFEKHHGFYYYPRPDEQKIPYTPSKLLMVQRVAKWAYNPKWDKKVLKELGLNKERGEVVIVKNTPQMNKMLYQVKHLIKIKPVTFPNGEPTEEDARVLGATVINEYGEMEVRKSLQPPVVNLPAPEALPAPPKTAKELGTPSNETMRRHLRFKWNNGFDSTGFV; from the exons ATGAATGTGCTTCAGCAGCATATACGCTTGAGTGCTCACCACGGGCCGCTGCAGAATGTACGCTATTTCTACAGATTCCCAAAATTCAGCCGAGGGAACGGCGAAGACCGCAGGGTGCCCAAGGAACCTGATGAGAGAGTTCCCTTCGAGAAGCACCATGGGTTCTATTATTACCCAAG ACCCGACGAACAGAAAATTCCATACACTCCAAGCAAACTCCTAATGGTTCAAAGAGTGGCCAAGTGGGCATATAATCCAAAATGGGACAAAAAAGTTCTCAAGGAACTAGGTTTAAACAAGGAG aGAGGTGAAGTTGTCATAGTAAAGAACACACCTCAGATGAATAAAATGCTATACCAGGTTAAgcatttgataaaaatcaagccAGTCACTTTCCCTAACGGAGAGCCAACAGAGGAAGACGCCAGGGTGCTGGGCGCCACTGTCATCAACGAGTACGGTGAAATGGAGGTACGCAAGTCCTTACAACCGCCAGTCGTCAATTTGCCCGCACCTGAAGCACTGCCAGCGCCTCCAAAGACTGCCAAAGAGCTGGGCACCCCCAGCAATGAAACCATGAGGCGGCACCTGCGTTTTAAGTGGAACAATGGTTTTGACAGCACTggatttgtttaa